A part of Melioribacteraceae bacterium genomic DNA contains:
- a CDS encoding ABC transporter permease: protein MIGLLSILGRKTLDFFQECGQVFKLLAEINRFAPSLFKNRKNFIYQMEHIGVNSIPLVMIIAVFTGAVAAWQAAYQLKGIAPLSFLGTATSRAIITELGPVLTAIVIAGRVGASIAAEIGSMKVTEQIDALDTMGISPVRFLATPRFFAAVTMMPVLVVFANAIAVIGAYFISNLFLGVSYNVFFESVRRYFEFSDLIFGLIKGMIFGGVTALLGCHIGFKTEGGAEGVGISTIRSFVLSSAMILIIDYVMWTLIF, encoded by the coding sequence TTGATCGGACTATTATCAATACTGGGCAGAAAAACACTCGATTTTTTTCAGGAGTGCGGTCAGGTTTTTAAGCTGCTTGCTGAAATAAACCGTTTTGCGCCGTCGTTATTTAAGAACAGAAAAAATTTTATTTATCAGATGGAACATATCGGCGTTAATTCGATACCGCTTGTAATGATAATAGCTGTTTTTACCGGAGCTGTTGCGGCATGGCAGGCTGCTTATCAGTTGAAAGGAATTGCACCTCTTTCATTTCTTGGAACCGCTACTAGCAGGGCAATTATTACAGAACTTGGACCCGTTCTAACTGCTATAGTTATTGCCGGAAGGGTCGGCGCTTCAATTGCCGCGGAAATCGGTTCGATGAAAGTAACCGAGCAGATCGACGCTCTTGATACAATGGGTATTAGTCCGGTCCGGTTTTTAGCTACTCCGAGGTTCTTTGCGGCGGTTACTATGATGCCTGTATTGGTGGTTTTTGCTAACGCAATTGCAGTAATAGGGGCCTATTTTATTTCCAATTTGTTTCTCGGCGTTTCATACAACGTCTTCTTCGAATCGGTTAGAAGATATTTTGAATTCAGCGATCTAATTTTCGGTCTTATAAAAGGGATGATTTTCGGGGGCGTTACCGCATTGCTTGGTTGTCATATCGGATTCAAAACCGAAGGGGGAGCCGAGGGAGTTGGGATTTCTACCATCCGTTCATTCGTACTAAGCTCTGCAATGATCCTCATTATTGATTATGTAATGTGGACCCTCATATTCTAA
- a CDS encoding cation:proton antiporter, protein MSIAETTVFLISLSVILLFARGFGELLRYFKQPVVMGEIIAGIILGPTILGTFFPETFNKLFNQSDTVTIALSGITLLGVVMLMLVSGLEIDLTLVIRQSRSAATISFLGVLFPFSLGFVAAYYFPEELGISELKMRLVYALFIGTALSITALPVVARTLMDLNIFKTEIGFSIITSAMINDLIGWIIFSILLGMMGVGSGHGLEFKSLIITIVIFVFVLLIILRKLIHYLLPLLEKYTSFPGGVLNFILIAGFIGAAFTEYIGIHAIFGAFIVGIAIGDSANLKEGTREIINQFVTNIFAPLFFVSIGLRINFIDNFDLSLVSIFILLSFIGKVSGSTLGAHLSGFNKYDSLTIGFGLNSHGAIEIVLGTIAFQAGLIDEKVFVALVIMALVTSISSAPIMSYFIKKGKEKSGFLSYLKTNNIIFSDAESKNEMITELCRIVSSGNKIDFQILYNEVIRREESMSTGLVNYLALPHARIVLNESIVAVGISRRGIEWDSLDKLPAKLIILLLTPKEKPEIQLQLLSEIAKKFADPGLINNLCEAKDQKDFVSKVKQLS, encoded by the coding sequence TTGAGTATAGCCGAAACAACTGTATTCTTAATAAGTTTGAGCGTAATACTACTATTCGCGAGGGGATTCGGCGAACTCCTGCGCTATTTTAAACAACCTGTTGTCATGGGTGAAATAATTGCCGGAATAATTCTCGGGCCTACAATTCTAGGTACTTTTTTCCCGGAAACTTTCAATAAGCTTTTTAATCAATCAGATACAGTTACTATTGCTTTGAGCGGAATTACACTGCTTGGTGTTGTAATGCTGATGCTGGTATCCGGTCTGGAGATTGATCTAACGCTTGTAATAAGACAGAGCAGGTCTGCCGCAACAATTAGTTTTCTTGGTGTTCTTTTTCCATTCTCATTGGGATTTGTTGCTGCTTATTATTTCCCCGAAGAGCTCGGTATCTCAGAACTGAAAATGCGTCTGGTTTATGCACTTTTCATCGGAACAGCATTATCAATTACGGCGCTTCCGGTTGTTGCCCGTACCTTAATGGACCTTAATATTTTTAAAACTGAGATCGGTTTCTCAATTATTACTTCCGCGATGATCAACGACCTTATCGGCTGGATTATTTTCTCCATTCTTCTTGGAATGATGGGTGTTGGATCCGGGCACGGGCTTGAATTCAAATCATTGATAATCACAATCGTAATTTTTGTTTTTGTACTTCTGATTATTCTGAGAAAATTAATCCATTATTTGCTTCCGCTTCTCGAAAAATATACCTCATTCCCTGGCGGCGTACTCAATTTTATATTAATTGCCGGATTTATCGGTGCTGCATTTACTGAGTATATTGGTATTCATGCAATATTCGGTGCATTTATTGTTGGAATTGCAATTGGCGATTCTGCAAATCTTAAAGAGGGTACCAGGGAGATTATTAATCAATTTGTGACGAACATTTTTGCCCCTCTCTTTTTTGTATCGATCGGATTAAGAATAAATTTTATCGATAATTTTGACCTTTCCTTAGTTTCAATTTTTATTCTCCTCTCTTTCATTGGAAAAGTATCAGGGTCAACGCTCGGTGCACATTTAAGCGGATTTAATAAATACGACTCACTCACAATCGGATTCGGTCTAAATTCCCACGGTGCTATTGAAATAGTTCTTGGAACAATCGCATTTCAGGCCGGACTAATAGATGAGAAAGTATTTGTTGCACTCGTAATAATGGCTCTGGTAACATCAATCTCAAGTGCGCCGATTATGAGCTATTTCATAAAGAAAGGAAAAGAAAAATCCGGATTCCTTTCCTATTTAAAAACTAACAATATCATCTTCTCTGATGCTGAATCAAAAAATGAGATGATAACAGAATTGTGCAGGATTGTATCATCCGGCAATAAAATTGATTTTCAAATCCTTTATAACGAGGTGATTAGAAGAGAGGAATCCATGTCCACCGGATTGGTAAATTATCTGGCTCTTCCTCATGCAAGGATCGTATTAAACGAATCAATAGTCGCAGTTGGAATAAGCAGGAGGGGAATTGAATGGGACTCTCTTGATAAACTTCCTGCCAAACTAATTATTCTCCTTCTCACCCCGAAAGAAAAGCCGGAGATTCAGCTTCAATTACTCTCGGAGATAGCAAAGAAATTCGCTGATCCAGGACTCATCAATAATTTGTGCGAAGCTAAGGATCAAAAAGATTTTGTTTCCAAAGTAAAACAACTTTCTTAG
- a CDS encoding universal stress protein: MIFKKIGLAITFSPNGLPLIKTAVRLKNLFNSQLYLIHVGHRSPQVESQMNYLIENSGLTQESFHMIWQEGEPAKAILRAASENNIDLLIAGALEKESVIKYYLGSVARTIMREANCSVLIITSPIRESRPFKKFCVSVDFSSIGETTIKKSYEFARLEKAEEFILVKEFEVPGLAITVYDTGSTSDNEKRKLIWQKEEEEKLKLFAKELNLTGINYSTVALFGKQGWEARNFAKNNGSDLFVVPSPPKKLKFFDKLFQHDLEFVLSQLPCSLLIVRE; the protein is encoded by the coding sequence ATGATATTTAAAAAAATCGGATTAGCAATTACTTTCTCGCCAAACGGTTTACCGTTAATTAAAACAGCCGTCCGTCTTAAAAATCTTTTTAATTCTCAACTCTATTTAATTCATGTCGGACATAGGTCGCCCCAGGTAGAATCTCAAATGAATTACCTTATTGAGAATTCTGGACTTACTCAAGAATCATTTCACATGATATGGCAGGAAGGTGAACCGGCCAAAGCAATTTTAAGAGCTGCATCTGAAAATAATATCGACTTACTGATTGCCGGAGCACTTGAAAAGGAGAGCGTTATCAAATACTACCTTGGTTCGGTTGCGCGTACGATTATGAGGGAAGCAAATTGTTCTGTACTTATAATTACAAGTCCCATTAGGGAATCCAGACCATTTAAAAAATTCTGTGTCTCGGTTGATTTCTCATCCATCGGTGAAACCACAATAAAAAAATCTTACGAATTTGCCAGGCTTGAAAAGGCCGAAGAGTTTATTCTTGTAAAAGAATTTGAAGTTCCAGGTCTTGCAATCACGGTATATGATACGGGTTCAACAAGCGACAACGAAAAGAGGAAACTGATCTGGCAGAAAGAGGAGGAGGAAAAATTAAAACTGTTTGCCAAAGAACTTAATTTAACCGGAATTAACTACTCTACAGTTGCCCTATTCGGAAAACAGGGCTGGGAAGCCAGAAACTTTGCAAAGAATAACGGAAGCGACCTTTTCGTTGTCCCTTCACCTCCTAAGAAACTTAAATTTTTTGATAAGTTATTTCAGCATGATCTAGAATTCGTACTTAGTCAGCTGCCCTGTTCATTATTAATAGTACGCGAGTAA